The nucleotide window CTCTACAACCACTCCAGCTGCGCTTTCCGACGCTTGATACGCCATTCGTGATCGCAGCTCAGACACTTACGCTCTGGATCTTCCCATCCAACACAGCAGCCACCTAAGGCAATCTCTTTACGCTCAGCCATTTCCCAAACTTCAGGAATAGGCATTCCGTACAGGATTGCAACGCCCGTTCTCTGTTTACAGCGAGGGCAGACATACTTCTTGGGTTTCATTCCAACCATCCTCTGTTCTTCAGCCTCACGATAGCGGCAGTGCGATCGCCGGAGGGTGGTAGCATCGCCGGAGCCTTTGCTTTTGGGCGATCGCAATGACAATCACAGCTGCCTTCGTTTCGCTCTCAGGCGGGCAGGGCAAAACGACCTCTCTCGTGCTCACTGCTGCTGAACTTGCCCAGCGCGGTTACTCCGTCTTGGTGATTGATCTCGACTTACAAGCTGATGCCACTGTCGCGATCGCACCCGAGGCTGAGGGTTCAGGGATTGCTGGGGTTTTATTAGGCAAGTCTTTACTAGCTGAAGCTATACGTCCTACTGATTTAGAAAATGTCTCGATTCTGCCTGCCACAAGACATTTAGAACAGATTCCCGTTTGGCTAAGTGGCAAAGGTGCTCCAGCTTTTCTTCTGGCGCAGCGTTTAGAGCTGTCTTCCCAGACTTTTGATATTGTCCTAATTGACACTCCGGCTAATAAATCTCTGATTCATGCTGCAGCGATCGGGGCGGCAAATGCTGTGATCTGCCCCGTGGAAGCCTCTAGTAAAGGGATTGGAGCTTGGGAAAGAACTCAAGAATTACTAGATGAGCTGCGCGAAGAAAGGGCAACACAGGCTGAACTTCTTGCTGTAATCCCCTGTCGCGCTAGGCGAGTTGGTGCCAATTTGGTACGACGTTGCGCCTTAGCTTTAGAACTCCTGAGTGAAGAGTTAGGAGAAATTCGGGTCGCGCCAGTTTGGGAAAGTGAAGAGGTTGCCAATGCTGCTGCAAACGGTCGCTTGCCTGATACCGTCATCATTGAGCCTTATCGCCAAGTTGTCGATCGTCTGTTGAGTACAGGACAATGAGCTCCTCAAATAATGATAAAGAGGCACGGGAAGCCATGAGGCGGAGGCGGCAGTACAAAGGTTTTCAACGGCAGCAACCCGAAGAGGCGATGCCGCACGACATAGCTGTTTTGC belongs to Synechococcus elongatus PCC 11801 and includes:
- a CDS encoding ParA family protein, producing MTITAAFVSLSGGQGKTTSLVLTAAELAQRGYSVLVIDLDLQADATVAIAPEAEGSGIAGVLLGKSLLAEAIRPTDLENVSILPATRHLEQIPVWLSGKGAPAFLLAQRLELSSQTFDIVLIDTPANKSLIHAAAIGAANAVICPVEASSKGIGAWERTQELLDELREERATQAELLAVIPCRARRVGANLVRRCALALELLSEELGEIRVAPVWESEEVANAAANGRLPDTVIIEPYRQVVDRLLSTGQ